The window TTAGGAATTGCAGGTTGAACAAAATTACTACTTTCAGCTGCCATACTTTGATCACTCTTTCTCTTATCTTACTCTCTTTTCACTCTTTCTCTCTACAAGAAACTGCGGTTTCTTTTCTCTCACAATCAGGCCCTATGATGGGGCTCTGATACCAGATTGTTGTAAACTGTAGACATAATGCAATTCACTCACAATATGAGAATGAGTCTTATTCAATTCAAAACAAGCTATGGGCTTATATAAGCCTTACAAAAGagattaaaaaggaaacaaacagCCCACGTAAGAACGTGGTAAATGGCTAAGGAAATAGTCAAATCCTACCAACATGTCccaaaaaataggaattattAACAGAATGAAATTCTAACAACTTTGACTACTTTAACTGAACATCCCAACACAATCTCCAAGACCGGTGTAGTCAAAACAACTATACACTAATTGTTGTTATTGTGCATGTTCATCTCtactattttttatgattaatggTACTAGTGCAATTGTCTATTGTTCATTTTCTACATGACTCTGTAAATTCATGTCTATAgatcaatttgaaaatatccaTTTGATTTTTCCAAGTACCATCCAAATGGAATATGTGTTTCAATGTCATTATGCACTctatgaacttttttttttttttttttttgacgtATACTAGGTTTGATTTCGAGGGAAGTATCGGTTTGAGAGATGGTCTCTGACAGAGAGGAGGCGATATAAGGCAGATGAAGATTGAAAGTGATTCAGAAATGTTCCTACTAATGAAAATATAGGGTCTTGAATAAATAATTCTAATGACATGCAAAATATTTATGACATTAATAAATCTTTCAACAAGATGATAGGTAAGCATTCTGATAAACAAACACATTTCCTCTTATTCTATAGCAAATTTTGGCTATAATTGTAAGAATTGTGTTAAAGGGGAATATAGAGTAAAACACGTCAATAGTTTAGAATAGCAAATGAAGATATGAAAGAGATGTTTTTTCTTCacatatttaatttcatttgaattattaaacTTATGCGTCTTTTTCTAAACCAAAATAGGAGCAAGACTTTAGCAACCTAAACCAAGGCCGGCAGCTCCAGATGCCTAAAGTCTGAAATTTTCTTCCTCTTAGAACATGACATTGTTACAAATTCTAGTAAAGTTTTCACGTCCACATCTGGACCTATTAAAGAATATGTTCAGACTTTAGCGTGTCAAAGAGGGCACACTGCAAAACAAAGAAGACAAGACATTTTCATTAAGGACAGGAAGGCTGAACTGCTGAAATTCCCTACCCCGTTCAATTTTTCTATTGTGGCTGCTAACAACCCCCACCAGGAGTCGGGCTGTCGTAGTTTGTTATTTGACAAGATCATAAGTCATAAATGTGTATAAAGAAGCTAACATTATCACTGATAGCGAATTTAGGCTATAGCAGTCAGGAATCAGGATAATGTCAAATGGGAATAGAGTTCTCAAGTTAGTAGCTGGTGAGGATATCAGAAACTTCTTCCTCCTTTTGGAACAAGGTATTGAATGTCTACACTTCCTCGTAGAGTTTCTAATGTTCACATCGTAACCTATAAAGATGTTCACATTCTAGCGTCTCAAAAAGGGCAAAGCATTTCCATATTGACTGCTAGCAACCACCATGTGGGGGTCAAATGTCCTAACCACATCAACCGGCTAAATCTTTCCCTCAGGCACCTAATTTGTTCTATAAGTAGATTAATTCAGCATTCTGTTGGATAGAAGAGAAACTCTTCCTCTTACACTTTGATCATAACATAATCATGTGCAATGTCATTACTCAATTTCTTTCCCTCCTCCTACTATCTGGGTTTTTGTCCCAAGGAACAATTAAACTCAGCTCATGTGATGCCAATCAGAACATGGATTGCCTAGAAGTTGAGAAGGAAGCACTTCTCAAGTTCAAACAAGGCCTCACAGATCCTTCAGGTCGGCTGTCATCTTGGGTTGGAGAAGATTGTTGTAAATGGAGAGGAGTTAGCTGCAATAACAGGACTGGACGCGTCATCAAGCTCAAACTTGGCAACCCATTCCCAAACAGTTTGGAGGGCGATGGAACAGCTAGCGAGTTGGGTGGTGAGATCAATCCTTCTTTGCTcagtttgaaatatttgaattatcTGGACCTCAGCATGAATAATTTTGGGGGAATGGAAATTCCTAAATTCATTGGATCACTTGGGAAGTTGAGATATCTCAATCTCTCTGGAGCATCCTTTGGTGGTATGATCCCTCCAAATATTGCAAACCTCTCAAACTTGCGCTACCTTGATCTGAACACATACTCTATCGAACCAAACAAGAATGGCCTGGAATGGCTGTCAGGCCTTTCTTCTTTGAAGTACCTTAACTTGGGAGGTATTGATCTCAGCGAGGCTGCAGCCTACTGGCTTCAGACCATTAATACTTTACCTTCTCTTCTGGAGTTGCACATGCCCAACTGTCAACTTTccaatttttctctttctcttccatTTCTCAATTTTACTTCTCTTTCCATTCTTGATCTCTCAAACAATGAGTTTGACTCCACCATTCCTCACTGGTTATTTAATCTCAGTAGCCTTGTGTACCTTGATCTCAACTCCAACAACCTCCAAGGTGGACTCCCGGATGCATTCCAAAACTTCACTTCTCTCCAGCTACTTGATTTGTCCCAGAATTCGAACATTGAAGGAGAGTTTCCGAGAACACTGGGAAATTTGTGCTGTTTGCGGACATTGATTCTTTCTGTTAACAAACTTTCTGGTGAGATAACTGAGTTCCTCGATGGCTTATCTGCATGCTCTTACAGCACCTTAGAGAATCTGGATTTGGGATTCAATGAACTGACTGGAAACCTGCCAGATTCATTGGGGCATCTTAAGAATTTAAGATACCTTCAATTACGGTCTAATTCATTCAGCGGTTCAATTCCAGAATCCATTGGGAGGTTATCCTCTTTACAGGAATTGTACCTCTCGCAGAATCAAATGGGTGGGATCATCCCAGACAGCCTTGGACAACTCTCATCACTGGTCGTGCTAGAGCTCAATGGGAACTCATGGGAAGGTGTCATAACAGAAGCTCATTTTGCCAACCTCTCAAGCTTAAAGCAGCTGTCGATTACTAGAAGTTCTCCAAATGTTTCTTTGGTTTTCAACGTCTCCTCTGACTGGGCTCCTCCTTTCAAACTCACATACATCAACCTTAGATCTTGTCAATTGGGTCCCAAATTTCCTACCTGGCTCAGAAGTCAAAATGAGTTGACCACTGTAGTGCTTAATAATGCTAGAATTTCAGGCACTATACCAGATTGGTTATGGAAGTTGAATTTGCAGCTCCGTGAACTCGACATTGCTTATAATCAATTAAGTGGCAGAGTTCCAAACTCATTAGTGTTCAGCTACTTAGCCAATGTTGATTTGAGTTCAAACCTCTTTGATGGTCCTCTCCCACTGTGGTCGTCTAATGTAAGCACACTGTATCTGAGGGATAATTTATTTTCTGGACCGATTCCTCAGAACATCGCTCAAGTAATGCCCATTTTGACAGATTTAGATATCTCTCGGAACTCTCTGAATGGTAGCATTCCTTGGTCCATGGGTAATCTACAGGCTTTGATCACCTTGGTTATCtctaataataatttatctgGAGAAATTCCTCAGTTCTGGAACAAGATGCCTTCCCTGTATATTATAGATATGTCAAACAACAGCCTCTCAGGTACAATACCAAGATCACTGGGTTCCCTCACGGCACTCAGATTCTTGGTGCTATCCGATAACAATCTCTCTGGTGAACTTCCTTCCCAGCTGCAAAACTGCAGTGCCTTGGAAAGCCTTGATCTTGGTGATAACAAGTTTTCTGGAAACATTCCATCCTGGATAGGAGAAAGCATGTCATCCCTATTGATTTTAGCCTTGCGGTCCAACTTCTTCAGCGGTAAAATTCCTTCAGAAATATGTGCCCTTTCCGCGCTTCACATACTGGACCTCTCACACAACAATGTGTCAGGATTCATTCCTCCTTGTTTTGGGAACTTGAGTGGCTTCAAATCTGAACTTTCGGATGATGATCTAGCACGGTATGAGGGAAGCTTGAAACTTGTTGCAAAAGGAAGAGCACTGGAATACTATGACATTCTCTACCTTGTGAATAGTTTGGATCTGTCCAATAATAGCTTATCAGGAGAGATTCCTATAGAACTAACAAGCCTTCTGAAACTGGGAACCTTGAATTTGTCCAGCAATAATTTGGGGGGAACTATACcagaaaatattggaaatttgcAGTGGTTGGAGACTCTAGACCTATCAAGAAACAAACTTTCTGGTCGAATTCCAATGACCATGGTTTCCATGACCTTTTTGGCTCACCTGAATCTGGCACACAATAACTTGTCTGGGAAAATCCCAACAGGCAACCAGTTTCAAACCTTTGATCAGTCTATTTACCAGGGCAACCTCGCACTTTGTGGATTTCCTCTAACGACAGAGTGCCATGACAACAATGGAACAATTCCAACCGGGAAAGGAGAAGACAAAGATGATGAAGAGGGAGATGACTCTGAATTGCCATGGTTCTTTGTTAGCATGGGACTGGGATTCATCATAGGATTCTGGGGAGTTTGTGGCACTTTGATAATCAAGAATTCATGGCGGTATGCATATTTTCGTTTTGTCGAGAAAATGAAAGATAGGCTCCTTCTGGCTGTGGCACTGAATGTTGCCCGTCGGACAAGAAAGGTG of the Vitis vinifera cultivar Pinot Noir 40024 chromosome 10, ASM3070453v1 genome contains:
- the LOC100265136 gene encoding receptor-like protein EIX2, with translation MCNVITQFLSLLLLSGFLSQGTIKLSSCDANQNMDCLEVEKEALLKFKQGLTDPSGRLSSWVGEDCCKWRGVSCNNRTGRVIKLKLGNPFPNSLEGDGTASELGGEINPSLLSLKYLNYLDLSMNNFGGMEIPKFIGSLGKLRYLNLSGASFGGMIPPNIANLSNLRYLDLNTYSIEPNKNGLEWLSGLSSLKYLNLGGIDLSEAAAYWLQTINTLPSLLELHMPNCQLSNFSLSLPFLNFTSLSILDLSNNEFDSTIPHWLFNLSSLVYLDLNSNNLQGGLPDAFQNFTSLQLLDLSQNSNIEGEFPRTLGNLCCLRTLILSVNKLSGEITEFLDGLSACSYSTLENLDLGFNELTGNLPDSLGHLKNLRYLQLRSNSFSGSIPESIGRLSSLQELYLSQNQMGGIIPDSLGQLSSLVVLELNGNSWEGVITEAHFANLSSLKQLSITRSSPNVSLVFNVSSDWAPPFKLTYINLRSCQLGPKFPTWLRSQNELTTVVLNNARISGTIPDWLWKLNLQLRELDIAYNQLSGRVPNSLVFSYLANVDLSSNLFDGPLPLWSSNVSTLYLRDNLFSGPIPQNIAQVMPILTDLDISRNSLNGSIPWSMGNLQALITLVISNNNLSGEIPQFWNKMPSLYIIDMSNNSLSGTIPRSLGSLTALRFLVLSDNNLSGELPSQLQNCSALESLDLGDNKFSGNIPSWIGESMSSLLILALRSNFFSGKIPSEICALSALHILDLSHNNVSGFIPPCFGNLSGFKSELSDDDLARYEGSLKLVAKGRALEYYDILYLVNSLDLSNNSLSGEIPIELTSLLKLGTLNLSSNNLGGTIPENIGNLQWLETLDLSRNKLSGRIPMTMVSMTFLAHLNLAHNNLSGKIPTGNQFQTFDQSIYQGNLALCGFPLTTECHDNNGTIPTGKGEDKDDEEGDDSELPWFFVSMGLGFIIGFWGVCGTLIIKNSWRYAYFRFVEKMKDRLLLAVALNVARRTRKV